TTGATGGAGGTACTGAAGAATGTCCAAAATCTGGAAAGCAATTTCCTTGATTTCCCCCTGACTAGGATACCAACCCTTTTTCACTAATTCACTGAAGGATTGACCCCCAACCAATTCTTGAATTAGGTAAAAACGGCGGTCATCAGCAGTGTCTATGTAAAAGTAGTCTAAGTATTTGGGGATAGCATGATAGTTGAGCTTGGCAAGGATTTTAGCTTCTCTTTCAAAAAGTTCTAACCCTTTCCAGTTTTCTAAATAGCGTAGGGAAATAGCTTTGAGGGCTACTCGCTTGTAGTTACTTAAATCTTCAGCTTCGTAGGTTGTTCCAAAGCCACCCTGACCTAAGGGTGCAACAATTCGATAGCGGTTACCAATAATTGTGCTTGGCTGATGTAGTAATATCATTGGCTGTCTCCTAAAAACTTGATTTGTGTCAGGATTCAGCTATAGCATTTGTATCTGGGTTGTAAACACACTTCTTGCGGGAAAAGGCAAAAGGCAAGAGGCAAAAGGCAAGAGCAACCCACCCCTAACCCCTCCCAGGAGGTGAAAGATATCCGGATTTTTATTGGACAATAAAAAAATACCTTCTAGGTTTACATCTCTTACACGAAACGCGCTTATCACCCCATCATTATCTATAGCGGTAATAACTAAAATTGGGATAAATCCATGAGCGACCCACATCTTTTGGATCAGCTCTGTTGCTGTCATTATTAATAGCGGTTTGCGCAGCTTTTCAATTAGCGTGTTAGCTGATTGACCGTAGGTCACGCTACGCGATCGCTGATTCCTGATCGCTGATTACTCTAGATAGAATCAAGGGGGTCACTCAATGAAACAGATGCTAGTTTAGACCCTATACCAATTACTGCGCCAGTGGCGAAAAGTCCAGATACTGCTACAGATAAGACTTGGTAAAACATGATGATATCCTTAGCTTTTGCTGCGGTTTTTTAGGTTTCTATGATGTATCTGAGCTAATCCCAAGGTTATAGAAAATTATTCTATTAAGCTAGTCAATGAAATCCTCAGGTGCGACCCAAGGGCGATTTACTCGCCCATTGGAAAGCGCACCTATAGGTTTTTAGGTTATCCCTAAGCCTTGATCTAAAATTGGAATGTAAGCTATCAGCTATCAGCTAATGCGCTACGCCCACGCGAAGCGAACAGCTTTTGAATAAAATAAGCTGACGGCTGTTCGCTTCGCGTGAGCTTTTAGCTCACGGCTGACGGCTGAATGCTTACATAATTTGGATGTGACGCAATTGCCATTTATCCCTAGAAGTAACAACTTTACTACTAGGAAATAACTAGCGTTCGCGTAGCGTGGCCGTAGGCCAATCGCTAAGATAAAGCTTAAGACCAGATCAGGACTTACCTATTTACTTATTATTTTGAGGATCATTACTTTAGCTCCAAGGGAAAAGTGGCATCAGAAAACTCCAATCAATCACCTTTGCGCCTTTGCTAAACTTAAAAACACTGCTTTACGTGGATAGAAGTGTTTTTATTTAGCCTGCCCAGCTTGGAGATATCAATATTTTGACTATAGCTACAGCTTTGTAATTTGTCAACCGTACTATTCCAGATATCAGCTTAAAATACATTCATCTATATATAGCTGAGCGTGCTGAGTATGGGCTCTTGTTGGGTTTGTTGTTTTGCGATTCGGGCAAAGCCCGACGCTGGGCGAACGCTACATAGCATTTCCATTTGAGTTGTGAACATAATCCCTTAAGAAAAGGCAAGAGGCAAGAGGCAAGAGGCAAGAGTTAATCAACTATATAAATATTTTTAGTAGCGATGCAGTCGGCCAAAGGGGGTTTCCCCCATGAGCGACTGCATCAAGACAAGGTCAAAAACTGTAATCCTTGTTTCCAATTCATTTAGAAATACTAGATATCCCTGTTCTAAGAAACAGAAATATTTCTTTACATCAATAGGGAATGCGATTGACCGTAGGTCACGCGGGGCGCGTTCGCATTCCTCGAAAACTTGTGTAAAACTGGAACAAAGCAATTACGGACTATTAGAGCTGTGTTAATTTAAACACTGAGGAGCGTAAGCAACTAATTACCCTAATCCATCTACTTGATTCTTATCGATCGACCGTTTCTGATTATATTCCTGAATCAATTTGGAAAGATTAGCATTTTTTTCCTTCAGAAGCTGCAGGTAATCTTCCTCCATAGCATTAGTAAGTTCAAGATTTCTCATATCTATCGCTAAATTAATCTTAAACTCAGAAAATTTGTTATTAAACGCTGCCGCATCATCATAGCTTTCAGAAGGGTTAGTTGTAGCACTTATGGTGCCGAATAATGTCCCTAATAAACTAATAAAAAATATAAAAAACTTGACAATATTTTCGGCTTGGTGATCAGAAACAAATTCTTGAAGAAACGAGACCAATAAGTCACTACCTGCGGTAATACCTGCAATAGTCGCTAAAAAAATAGGGATAGTATATTGCAGAACAAAGAAAACGTACAAAAGAAAGTTTGAAAAAGAAATTTGAAAGTCACATCGTCTTTGGATATCCAAGAAAATCTTGTAGTAGTTAGACGAGAAGCTATACTTTTTTTCTTTAGGTTTTTGTACCCACACGGTTTTCAATTTTTGTCTAAACCTGACCCTAAAAAACCCAAGCATAAAACTTTTCTGGCCATGATCTCATATCAAGTCCGGTTGACTAATCATGATATCCCTTCTGGGGTAATAGTAATAGGTAATTGTCAGCTATCAGCTATCAGCTATCAGCTATCAGCTATCAGCTATCAGCTATCAGCTATCAGCTATCAGCTATCAGTTATCAGCTATCAGCTATCAGTTTGTGAATAAAACAGGTAACCATTTTTTTTATCTGAGTTACGGAAAGCTGACGGCACCTCAAGTAGCGTGAGCTTTTAGCTCACGGCTGACGGCTGACCACTGACTACTGACCACTGACCACTGACGGCTGAGGGCTGAATGCTTACGATTACCGATTACTACCAATCCAGAGACTACTTGGGAGGTGATTAACCGGACTTGATATAACTACTTAAATTTACTTGGAGTTTAGACAGTAACCGGACACTTACGGTGAAAATTGATCAAACTGACAGAAGAGGGATATAACGTTTTCCATACTTATGAGGTATACAGGATTTTTTACCTGTTCACTGTTCCCTATTCTGTCTTCACTGTTCCCTGTTCCCTGTTCCCTGTTCCCTAAAATCCCAAAATTATGTACTTCACCCAATTGACAACTCCTATATTCAAACCAATTCCCCCATCACCGCTCTGCGCAAAATCTCTGTGACTTCTGTTGCGATTCTGGCATCGAGTTCCACCGCTTCACGATTGACATCTCTTGGCTCAAGCACCTTTGCTCCCCGTAGCGCCATACTGAAGGTAATCAATTTAGCTGGCTTTTGGGAATCGTCAAGACTAGGCTTGACCAATTTAACTAGCGCGACATAAACCGCTTCGGTTCTCTTCCTGATACTGGTAACCCCGTTGCCGAGTTTTGAGATAATCACTGTTGAGTCAATCACATTCAACAAACCCAACTCTTTAATAGCTAAATCAACTAACCGAGCTGGATCGTTCCCCATTGCTCTGATGATACTTTCGAGACTATGCCACTGAACTCCCGGTAGCTGGCATGCTTCCGGTATGTAATTATGCCAACCCACCATTGAGATCATCCGATTTAAATCATAAGCGGATATAGTATTACTTTCCCATTGAGGGGGTTCAGGGTCAGCAGTTAGAATTATGCTTTTGGTTGTGCTACCAAACAACTGGGGGTACTCAATAAACGGTTTTTCCCCATATCTGCCACGGAAAATCAGGCTATCATTACCTGTAATCTGTTTCAGCCAATTTTCTAAATCCATTTGGGGAGCAAATCGCTTTAACATTGCCCCTAAGCAATTAGAACTTGCTGTATTGTAGTCATAACTGATCACATCTGTGATTAAATCACAGACAGGAATATCCCTTTGATTTCCAGCTTGGTCTGTGCCTCGAATTGTGCATTTATCGAGGTCGTCATTAGGAGATTTGCTATTAAGGCGAGACACTAGATTAATAATGGGGATAATCTTACTACCACTCCATAATTCATCATTACTTAGGGCATTTCGTCCCAACCATTTCACCTTGAACTCTTGGTCTACAAAACTACCAACACAGACACAAGCTTCTTTGATGTCTTGATGGAGAAACTCCAAACCTTGCTGATCAATATCTGGAAGTTGCCCCAGGATTGGATAAGGGCTGAAAGTCTGATCTGCTTTAATTCCAGAGACTAGATGTTTACCATCGGGTTTCTGAGTCAGGCGGGAGGGATAATCTTTAATTTGCTGTTTGTATGGTGAAGTCTTAATACCGAGATATAATAGTTTGGGATTATCTTTAGAACCTTGATCAGCAGCTTGGAGGTATTGTTGGTAAACGTTATCTTTGCTATAGTTATCTACAGTGATCAAGACTTCAGTCTCGCCAATGTCCAAATTCCACAGCACTGAATCCTCGGTGCTTGTGAGCAGTTGCTGATCACAAAATACTTTGAAAAAAATGTCTGGTCGTTGGTCAGCAAACAGTTCTTGAAAATAGGATTCATCGAATTCCATCCCAAAGCTGCCATGGTCATCAGTGATGGCCCTACCCACCAAGTTGTTGAAAATAAGGTCTTTATCCCATGCTTCAACCCGTAATCCTGAAATGACGCCACTGGTGTTTGGATCGATTACCCGACCTGAAATCCGAAATATTGCCATACTAAATTCTACGATAAAAGTCAATAACTGTAGCTGATAACTAATGGAGTAACCAAAGGAACAGCCCCTATTTGTTTTAACCTACGGATTGATGATTTGTCTAGATATAATACTTAAGTTTGCTGAAAAATTCCAATACTTTATTTTAAGTATTGAAAATTTAAAATTAAAAGTAATACTATGTTAATTAAATAACCGTTAAGATCGATGACTACAACTGTAGCAGTGGTATTTGCCCCTAAATTTGCTATTACTGCTCTTTTTATTAACGGAATTAGATCAACATGATAGAATTTGCTTCTAACCTGTGGTGTAGAACCAGGTTAGCTCAAGCCTGTTGACTCAATATCATACATACAAGGAATCTATGCCCCCAGCTGTTTCCCTCCAGAACATCTACAAAATCTACGATAAAGTCCCTGTCGTGAATGACCTGTCCTTTACCATTGAATCAGGAGAGATATTTGGTTTGCTTGGTCCGAATGGTGCTGGTAAATCCACTACAATTCGGATGCTAACTACGTTAACTGAACCGACCAACGGGCAAATTAAGGTAGCGGGTTACGACGTTGTACAAGAAAAAGAGCAGGTCAAGGAAAATATTGGTGTGGTCTTGCAGCAAACTAGCGTGGATATTGACCTGACTGTCTGGGAAAACATGGAACTCCACGCACGGCTGCATCACATTGCCAATCCTGGGCGTCAGCGGCTGATTAATCAGTGGTTAGAGTATGTAGAGCTAATAGACCGACGGGATAGTTTAGTCAAAACTCTATCTGGGGGAATGAAGCGTCGGTTGCAAATTGCTAGAGCACTGTTACATCAACCGAAGATTCTATTTTTGGATGAGCCTACAGTGGGATTAGACCCCCAAACCCGCCGTCGCCTGTGGGAAATTATTCGGGATTTGAATCGCCAAGGTATGACCATATTGCTAACTACCCACTATATGGAAGAAGTGGAGTTTTTGTGCGATGGCTATGGCGCTGGCAAGCCAGGACGGATCGGGATCATGGATTCTGGTAGACTAATCGAATTAGGTACACTTGAACAGTTGCGCCACCAACATGGGGAAGGATTGCTGATCAAACAACTCTCAGAACGCTTTGAGTACAAATTTTTCCCGACTCTGGAACAAGCGAGTGGCTATCTCGAAAGTTTACCTGATAAAACTGGTGTGATGGTTCGTCCCTCCAACCTGGAAGATATCTTTGTTGAATTGACAGGACGCCAATTGGATTAGAAGCGAATTAAAACAATGCCTCGTCTAGCTACCCAAATCGAAGCGATTCTATACTTGAAGGGACAGCCCCTCTCCATAGAGGAACTCTCAGAGTATGCCCAATGCGATCGCGAAAAAGTTGCGGATGGCCTGATTGAACTGATGGCAGACTATGCCCACCGGGACAGTGCTTTAGAAGTTGTGGAAACTCCTGCTGGGTATAGCTTACAGTTACGAGCCACTTTTAGTGAATTACTGCAAAGCTTAATTCCTGCTGAATTGGGCACAGGTGCTTTGAGGACTTTAGCTGCGATCGCTCTTAAAGGTCCGATTACTCAAGCTGACCTAGTCAACCTTCGTGGGAGTGGAGCGTATCAACATATCCAGGAACTGGTCGAGCTCGATTTTGTCCAGAAACGTAGACAAACTGAGGGGCGCTCGTACTGGTTACAAGTTACCGAAAAATTTCATCAACACTTTGAAGTTGAGCAGCTACTGCCACCCCAATAGAAGCTATGCCAAGGGTTTCAAAAACTTCAAGATTTCTTTAAGTAAGGTTTTTTCCTCAGAATTTATACCGAAAAAACTTAGATTTATCCCCGAAAGCTGATTCAGCTTATCTCACAATCGTTTAGAGTATAGAAAAGTCGAGATGAAGCAGGTCAAACCTAAAATTCCTAATGGTATTCAACCCCGATTTTCTAAGTTCCCCAGGAGCAGAGCCTCAACCGAACCAACTGCTGCAATACCTCCAGAATCAACCTTCTGATGTTTTAGCAAGGATTGCTAAGTCTGCTAGCCCCGAAATCCAACAAATCATCTCTCAGAACGTTCAGGGGCTAGTAGGGATGCTGCCATCAGAAAACTTTAATGTTCAAATCACTACTGATCGGGAAAATTTAGCTGGATTGCTGGCGTCAGCGATGATGACTGGTTATTTTCTCCGTCAGATGGAACAGCGTATGGTTCTTGAAGACAACTTAACCAACTCCACTCCCTTACCTACTCAGAAGCGGCGCAGTGAAAAGCGTAGCGATTCGCCAAAGCCAACTGAGTCATAGATGTCCTCTGGTTTAATACCTACTTTTATAACTAACTTAGGTAGACACCAGTCAACGGCACTATGTTAAGAATGATTAACTTGGGAAAAAGACTAAATGGAATAGGTTAAAGGGATGATAATATACTAGTCTATTATCCCTTTAAGCTTTTTAGGCGGAGGTCGAGATGGATCGGATGGGAGAATGAGCCCATAGAGGGGGTAATAACACCGCTAATAACACGCCCTGTTGCGTTCCCGTAGCCTGACCTACGGTCAATCCCATCCTTGACATCAAAATCCGAAAATTTTGGGAACAGTAGCAAACATTGAACTACATTTAACTATTTTAAATTTAACTATTTTAAATAATATCATTTCCGGAAATATCAATAATGTAAGATATTCTAAATTTTAGAGTAATAGGTAATGAGTAAATGGTAATTGTGATTAGCCATTGCTGATTACTTATTACCTATTATTGATTAGACCTCCCAGAATTAGTATTATTAATTATAATGATAATAATGTTTTCCTGTATTATTCTGGCCTGATCCCATCTTCCCTTGTCCGAAGTTGCCGACAACTGCGGCGAAGTTTATTACCGATTAGTGATTACCCTAACAGACACAAAACCTTCGACGTGGACTGGATGGGCAGAAATTTAACGACCCAGCCAAATCTTAATCTGGTCAACCAGACTTGTGCCACCAAACCATAGGGCAAACATAATTGAGATGGAGAGGCTTGCTCCGATCAAGCACAGCACTAAACCGGCTAGGCTAATTGCACCATCATCTTCAGTTAAGCCAAAACCAGTTATAAAAATTCCCATAGCTGGAAGGGTATTTGTTCCTGGAATTGGAATCATCATCGAAATTGACATTAATGCGATCGCACTCCCCATAAATATCCGACCAGGCAAACTGGTACAAATATAGCTTAGGCGAGGACGGGTCACTGCCTCAATCCGCCGCAACCAAGGGAGTCCTATTTTCAGAAAACCCTGTACCGTTTCCAGTTTCATTGTCCCATTCATCATCTTCTTGGGTAGCCAGGGGCGTTTGGCACCAACGATGAGCTGAATAGCCAACAAGAAGATCACAATCGCAAAGGGAATCGAATAACCCGGTGCTGGAACTGGCAAAGCGGAAGGTAGGGATAGGATAACGAATAGAAACCCAAAAATACGTTCCCCCGCTAGGGTCAAAATATCTGCCAGCTTTACCTGAGGCTCTCGCTCTTCCTCAAAAAAATAGCGCTGTAGTTCTACAGAGAGTTTAGCCATTCAGTAGTGATTAGTTATAAAAGTTAATATACTAATATATACTAATCTTTCTAGCACTTACCCTGAAATTACCTAAGATTAATTGCTAGCTGTGCAGCAATTGACAAATGGTTTGTTAGCGATCGCTTCTAACCCCACTGATTTGATCAGATTTACCCATGCTTGGGGCTGGGAATCCCGTAACTGGGCGACAGTAGTCACAGTTTCTTGCCAAATCATAGCCTTAGCATATAGCTTGGCTTGTTCTAAGGTATTTTGCTCCTGCTCTAGATTAAGCGCTAATTCTGGACTAAGTTCAGTACGCTGGAGTATTCCTTTAACCCACTGATCTCGGCTACGCTCTTGAGGATCGCAAACGAGTACGAAAAACCACTTGTATTCCTTACCCATAGTCAGAGGTACAGTTTTCGGCACGCTCAGTTGCACAATACCGTTCGCGTTATCCAGGCTCACGCTGGTCAGGTACACCTCTTGATCCTGGTCATCAATTAACACAAATTCTGCAACAGTAGCTGTAGTTTTGGGGACATACCAGAACAGTGTAGGATTATCTGCCACTGTTTTGACCAGATTATTGGCAGGCACGATAGCAGTCAAAGGGATGTCACCGTTGTCAGTACAGGAATAGCTACGAGACCCTCCTCCTGCTGTTCTTGTAGGTCCTCCTCGTTCTGGTACTGGTGGAAATTCAATCATCCATGTCCCAGCCCCAAGGGTTTTAGACGGTGACCCTCGCTCTGGTGGTGCTGGGAATTGTAAACCAACTTCATGGTGTGGGTATGACTGTGCGAGTAACCGGGGTGCCGTCAAGTCATTTACCAGTGCAGCCGACAGCATAGTAGTAAGCACTGCCAGATAGGTTGGAGTTTGTTGCCATATCATGATCAATCACCCTACTCATTAATAGGCCTCTTGCAAAAGTCCATTTTTGCTATTGGGCTATAGTATTTATCACCCTCTTTTTAAAAATTTATGCAAGATTCTATATAATTTTATAATTTGCCGTTATCTATCGTTATCTATATAGTTTACGCACTTCTAAAAAACATCCATAATCTCTAAAAATCACCCATAATCCGCTTTCGCAACTGGTATTTGCCTATCTTCCCTTCTTCTTCAGTACTAAAGCCGTAACTCTACCCTACAGGTAGAGTTTGGTACCCAGTTTTGGGTAAGTTCTGTTCGTCCAAGGATTGCGGCTAATCTCACACCTTATTCAGCGGGCTAATTGCTAATTATTTTTAATTAATTGATAGATCACTCTGGTTATGAACTTGGGTATTTATGTATTTAATCCCAATTTACCATCAAAGGTATTGGTATTATTCCCATATTCTATCCCAAAATCGCAATAATCTCAAGTGCAACATTTAACCTGTACAAACCTACTTACAAGCAGATAGGACGATGGTATAGCAAAGCCTGAAAACTAATGGTTGTTGCCGACAAAGCAATGCCAAAGGCATTGCGCTAATTTTATTGATGGAGGCTCCCGGCCTACTCTCAAACCGCACTGTAACTGGGAGCATCCCATTTTGGAAACAATATTACCCAAAGCAACGATATTTCAAGGGTTTCAGCCCCCTAAAAAGAGCTAACGTGCCAAAATGGGATGCTCCCCTGTAACTTCAATCAGTCCATTATTTTACGTCGCTTAACTTACGACCAGCTGATCAGCTTTTAGTTCTTCTTTGGGCGGTAGTGTTCCGAAGTTAAACAAGTTACTAACTTATTTGAGTGTAAAACAATGAATAGTGTTTGACAAGGTTTAGATAGCTATAAGCCTAGTTGCACCTCCGCTTAATCACTTTTTTGGGTCAGGGTAATCGATAGTCAGGAATAGTCAACTACCAATTACCCATGACCCATGATCTATTACCTATTACCCATAACCCATTACCCGATCAGGGAGATCAGGATTATTGAACCGGAATTGTCAACGGATTACCCTAGTTTTAGGTACCAGAAGTCCAAGAGTTGATGTACTCGATTTGGTCTGGGGTGAGGCTATCAATGTTAATGCCCATTGCTTGTAACTTCAACCGCGCAATGTCCTTATCCACTGCTTCAGGGATGGAGTGTAAACCTGGTTCAATGGAGCCTTTGTTTTTGACTAGGTATTCACAGGCCAAAGCTTGGTTAGCAAAGCTCATGTCCATCACCGCACTGGGATGACCTTCAGCTGCTGCCAGGTTAATCAGGCGTCCTTCACCCAGTACCACAACGGATTTACCATTTTTCAAACAGTACTCTTGGGTAAAGTTCCGTACTTCTTTGACTTCCGTTGCCATTTCCCCTAAGGACTTGAGGTCAATTTCAATATCGAAGTGACCAGAGTTGCACACCATTGCGCCATCTTTCATCACCTCGAAATGCTCAGGGCGAATCACGTGCTTGTTTCCAGTAACTGTGACAAACAAGTCACCTAAGGGAGCAGCTTCTTCCATCGGCATTACCCGGAAGCCATCCATTACAGCTTCAATGGCTTTAGTGGGGTCAATTTCAGTAACAATGACATTGGCTCCCAGTCCCCGAGCTCGAAGTGCTGTGCCTTTGCCACACCAGCCATAACCGGCCACAACCACGTTTTTACCAGCTAGCAACACGTTGGTGGCGCGGATAATACCATCAAGGGTAGATTGACCAGTACCGTAGCGATTGTCAAAGAAGTGTTTGGTGTCAGCATCATTAACATTCATTGCCGGGAATGTCAACACCCCGTCATTGAACATAGCCCGAAGACGGACAATGCCAGTGGTGGTTTCTTCGGTGGTACCAATGATATCACCGAGCTGGTGTTGGCGCTCTTTTACCAGAGTGGCGGTAACATCGCTACCATCATCGATTATGATGTTGGGTTTGTGATCCAGGGCAATTTCAACGTGGCGGTGATAGGTTTCGTTATCTTCTCCTTTGATGGCAAATACAGGAATCTCATGATCAACCACTAAGCTAGCCGCTACATCATCTTGGGTTGAGAGAGGGTTGCTGGCAATCAGCAGAGCATCAGCACCAGCAGCCTTGAGTGCGATCGCTAAATGGGCAGTTTCGGTGGTTACGTGACAGCAAGCAACTAAACGAATTCCTTCTAAAGGCTTTTCTTGGGCAAAGCGGTCTCGAATTTGCTTGAGCACTGGCATCTCCCGTCCAGCCCATTCAATCCGCTGCTTTCCTTTTGGTGCCAGAGACAGGTCTTTAACTTCGTGTTTTATCCTAGTCGCAGTTGCAATCATCAGGTTTTGTGTTTTAGTTAACGTTTCTTAGTTTAGCCTTGATTAGTTTAACGTGTTGGAGAAAGTTCCACCGGATGGGAAAGCTTTATCAAAATTCTGATTAAACCCGCTGAGATTTAAGATAGTTTACAGATTTCTACCATCAACGGGTGATAAGGAACTCATTTCGATGTAGGAAATTGGCTAGTTTTTTCAGGAGACAGGAGACTCAATGGCAGCAAGCCATCATAGGATTTACTATAGCGGTTTTCAATTATGTGAGGTACATTTTTAGGGACTTCGTAGCAGGAAATTTGGAGCAGGTATCAGTTAATTCACAAGATGTAATATGTAATCTGCTAAAAAATATTGTACCTCATTAGACTTAAAAAAGCTATCCTGACCAGTCCTAAATTAGTATATTTGTACTATAATAAAGAGAGCGAGTTGACGGTCAGCTGATCTGATGTAAACCCCTAATCAAGGTTTTTCCCCATGAAGAAGCACTATATCCTGAGCATCAATCCCAATGCCGACTACCAATGGGAGCAGTGTACGTTAAGAGATCCGATTACGGCAGAACGACCAGACTTTGCTGGTTTGATTGCCCAAGCTGTGGCAGATCAAACTGGTTCTTATTTAGTGGCAGTTAATATTGAGGTAGAAGTATTAGAGCAAGCAGCACAGCCCCAAGCTCAGAAAGTGCGGGTTGATTTGCCAGTGGTTCCTGTGGAAGTGCAACCATCAGGATTAGTAGCATAAGTTGTACCGAACCCGGTCCTGACAGAAATGTAGCTTCAACCCGCATTCAACAACCGCTCCCTTATCGGGTCAAACCTAGGCTTGGTGCGGGTTTAGCTAAAACCAAAAAGCTTAACGAGAAAAACCGTTCCCCCGCCCGATGATGGGATTTTCCACAGCTTCTCGGTACTGTTCAACGGCTTCAGTGTAGGCAATGGGCAGAACACACTCGACGTTTTCATGGGGACGAGGAATGATTACCCAGGATTCCAGGGTAGCGCCATGGGCTTTTTCGACGGCTGCAATACCGGCATCCATAGCTGTTTTTACTTCCGAAACATCCCCCCGAATATTGATATTGAAGCGGGCGCTACCAACTCTGATGTAGCCTACTAAGGTAACCCTACCGGCTTTAACCATAGCATCTGCTGCTGCGAGTATACCAGGAAAGCCTTTGGTTTCGAGAGATCCAACCGCCACTGTGGACATAGCCAAACTCCTTACTTTGTTGAATTATTTTAAACTCAGGAACTATTGTACGAATCTTCGCTACCGATTCGGCTTAATACGTAAGCTATCAGCTATCAGCTATCAGCTATCTGCTATCTGCTATCTGCTAATGCGCTACAGATGGTGCTACTTGATGTGCTTATGGGCAATTAGGACGCTACGGAACTTTTGAATCAAACAAGTAAGCAAAATTTTAATCTGAGTTATGGAAACCACCTCAAGCAGCGTGAGCCTTTAGCTGACGGCTGACCGCTGACGGCTGAATGCTTACCTTAATACTGATTCAGCCTATTGGTTTAAAATGTTCGGAACTCTTCGACTTTGCTACTGTAGTGGATGGGCAACACTGTGTCCACATTTTCATTAGGGTTGGGAATGATATAGTAAGCCATCAGCTCGGCACCGTAGGTTTTCTCTACGGCTTCCAGCCCAGCTGCTACCGCGACGTTTACCTCGGATATTTTACCACGGACGCTAACCATAAACCGACCTTTCTCAGATTTATCATAGGATACCAGTGTCACTGCCCCTGCTTTGACCATGGCGTCTGCTGCGGCTAGTACCCCTGGGAAACCTAGGGTCTCAATGGTTCCAACTGCTGCTGGCATTGTGTTCTACTCCGGACGAAAAGTGGGTTAAATCTGATTGTACTGGAGTTATTAGGCAAAATATATCCTGGCTTGCCTAAA
The sequence above is a segment of the Moorena sp. SIOASIH genome. Coding sequences within it:
- the ahcY gene encoding adenosylhomocysteinase, translated to MIATATRIKHEVKDLSLAPKGKQRIEWAGREMPVLKQIRDRFAQEKPLEGIRLVACCHVTTETAHLAIALKAAGADALLIASNPLSTQDDVAASLVVDHEIPVFAIKGEDNETYHRHVEIALDHKPNIIIDDGSDVTATLVKERQHQLGDIIGTTEETTTGIVRLRAMFNDGVLTFPAMNVNDADTKHFFDNRYGTGQSTLDGIIRATNVLLAGKNVVVAGYGWCGKGTALRARGLGANVIVTEIDPTKAIEAVMDGFRVMPMEEAAPLGDLFVTVTGNKHVIRPEHFEVMKDGAMVCNSGHFDIEIDLKSLGEMATEVKEVRNFTQEYCLKNGKSVVVLGEGRLINLAAAEGHPSAVMDMSFANQALACEYLVKNKGSIEPGLHSIPEAVDKDIARLKLQAMGINIDSLTPDQIEYINSWTSGT
- a CDS encoding ABC transporter ATP-binding protein, with product MPPAVSLQNIYKIYDKVPVVNDLSFTIESGEIFGLLGPNGAGKSTTIRMLTTLTEPTNGQIKVAGYDVVQEKEQVKENIGVVLQQTSVDIDLTVWENMELHARLHHIANPGRQRLINQWLEYVELIDRRDSLVKTLSGGMKRRLQIARALLHQPKILFLDEPTVGLDPQTRRRLWEIIRDLNRQGMTILLTTHYMEEVEFLCDGYGAGKPGRIGIMDSGRLIELGTLEQLRHQHGEGLLIKQLSERFEYKFFPTLEQASGYLESLPDKTGVMVRPSNLEDIFVELTGRQLD
- a CDS encoding exopolysaccharide biosynthesis protein; this translates as MAKLSVELQRYFFEEEREPQVKLADILTLAGERIFGFLFVILSLPSALPVPAPGYSIPFAIVIFLLAIQLIVGAKRPWLPKKMMNGTMKLETVQGFLKIGLPWLRRIEAVTRPRLSYICTSLPGRIFMGSAIALMSISMMIPIPGTNTLPAMGIFITGFGLTEDDGAISLAGLVLCLIGASLSISIMFALWFGGTSLVDQIKIWLGR
- a CDS encoding DUF760 domain-containing protein — its product is MVFNPDFLSSPGAEPQPNQLLQYLQNQPSDVLARIAKSASPEIQQIISQNVQGLVGMLPSENFNVQITTDRENLAGLLASAMMTGYFLRQMEQRMVLEDNLTNSTPLPTQKRRSEKRSDSPKPTES
- a CDS encoding DUF928 domain-containing protein, with product MIWQQTPTYLAVLTTMLSAALVNDLTAPRLLAQSYPHHEVGLQFPAPPERGSPSKTLGAGTWMIEFPPVPERGGPTRTAGGGSRSYSCTDNGDIPLTAIVPANNLVKTVADNPTLFWYVPKTTATVAEFVLIDDQDQEVYLTSVSLDNANGIVQLSVPKTVPLTMGKEYKWFFVLVCDPQERSRDQWVKGILQRTELSPELALNLEQEQNTLEQAKLYAKAMIWQETVTTVAQLRDSQPQAWVNLIKSVGLEAIANKPFVNCCTASN
- a CDS encoding peptidoglycan-binding protein, whose product is MTFIVEFSMAIFRISGRVIDPNTSGVISGLRVEAWDKDLIFNNLVGRAITDDHGSFGMEFDESYFQELFADQRPDIFFKVFCDQQLLTSTEDSVLWNLDIGETEVLITVDNYSKDNVYQQYLQAADQGSKDNPKLLYLGIKTSPYKQQIKDYPSRLTQKPDGKHLVSGIKADQTFSPYPILGQLPDIDQQGLEFLHQDIKEACVCVGSFVDQEFKVKWLGRNALSNDELWSGSKIIPIINLVSRLNSKSPNDDLDKCTIRGTDQAGNQRDIPVCDLITDVISYDYNTASSNCLGAMLKRFAPQMDLENWLKQITGNDSLIFRGRYGEKPFIEYPQLFGSTTKSIILTADPEPPQWESNTISAYDLNRMISMVGWHNYIPEACQLPGVQWHSLESIIRAMGNDPARLVDLAIKELGLLNVIDSTVIISKLGNGVTSIRKRTEAVYVALVKLVKPSLDDSQKPAKLITFSMALRGAKVLEPRDVNREAVELDARIATEVTEILRRAVMGELV
- the scpB gene encoding SMC-Scp complex subunit ScpB, whose product is MPRLATQIEAILYLKGQPLSIEELSEYAQCDREKVADGLIELMADYAHRDSALEVVETPAGYSLQLRATFSELLQSLIPAELGTGALRTLAAIALKGPITQADLVNLRGSGAYQHIQELVELDFVQKRRQTEGRSYWLQVTEKFHQHFEVEQLLPPQ
- a CDS encoding carbon dioxide-concentrating mechanism protein CcmK; amino-acid sequence: MSTVAVGSLETKGFPGILAAADAMVKAGRVTLVGYIRVGSARFNINIRGDVSEVKTAMDAGIAAVEKAHGATLESWVIIPRPHENVECVLPIAYTEAVEQYREAVENPIIGRGNGFSR